In Andreesenia angusta, a single genomic region encodes these proteins:
- a CDS encoding ABC transporter permease → MDYSLIIETLKKDSIIPLIQHFYLVTVTIFTCIVIGIPISIGFTRNRESRVLKTIMRILSVFQSIPSFAFIALAMPLLGIGFLPAIVALVAQSLLPIVRGAIVGFLEVDKSTIEAARGMGMSKRKVLTEVELPLAMSSILNGVKTSTVYATSAATLAGFIGAGGLGVLISRGLSVFTSEYILVGASLGAILAICLDRALDKVKNKFTY, encoded by the coding sequence ATGGACTATAGTTTGATAATAGAAACGCTTAAAAAGGATTCAATTATACCTCTGATACAGCATTTTTATCTTGTGACAGTCACCATATTTACTTGCATAGTGATTGGAATACCTATAAGCATAGGCTTTACGAGAAATAGAGAGAGCAGAGTTTTAAAGACCATAATGAGAATTCTAAGTGTGTTTCAATCTATACCTTCATTTGCATTTATAGCTTTGGCTATGCCGCTTTTGGGAATAGGATTTCTGCCAGCAATAGTGGCTTTAGTAGCCCAGTCGCTTTTGCCGATCGTAAGGGGAGCAATCGTTGGTTTTTTAGAAGTCGACAAGAGTACTATAGAGGCGGCCAGAGGAATGGGAATGAGCAAGAGGAAGGTCTTGACAGAAGTAGAGCTTCCTCTTGCTATGTCTAGTATCTTAAATGGAGTTAAAACATCGACAGTGTACGCTACCAGTGCAGCCACCTTAGCTGGATTCATAGGTGCAGGAGGACTAGGTGTTTTGATATCAAGAGGGCTGAGTGTATTTACTAGCGAATACATATTAGTAGGGGCTTCGCTTGGAGCGATTTTAGCTATTTGTCTAGATAGAGCTTTAGACAAAGTTAAAAATAAATTTACTTATTAA
- a CDS encoding glycine betaine ABC transporter substrate-binding protein: protein MKIGKIFRRVLAATVIMSTAISAVGCGNGGESSDKKEIVVSSKDYTENLLLGKMTVEYLKEKGYEVKDETGMSGQGIIRNALTSGEVDTYWEFTGTAYMEFMKKELTDQDPEKVYEEVKEWDMKENKISWLNHSTLNNTYCFVTTSDIADKNNIKTISDLAKAYNEGKELKFIANPEYFERADGMPKLNDAYGFEVPEKDKVLLELGMFYNALINGEGDFTVGFTTDGMIEANDLVVLEDDKDIFPVYYGTPVFRSEIIELYPELPEVMDELISKIDTKTMMDLNSQVDIEKKTVDEVARKFLADNGLIK from the coding sequence ATGAAAATAGGAAAAATATTCAGAAGGGTTTTGGCAGCTACTGTGATTATGTCTACAGCGATATCTGCTGTAGGTTGTGGAAATGGAGGAGAAAGCTCTGATAAGAAAGAAATAGTTGTAAGTTCAAAGGACTATACAGAGAATCTTCTCTTAGGCAAAATGACAGTGGAGTATCTGAAGGAAAAAGGATACGAGGTAAAAGACGAGACGGGGATGTCAGGACAGGGAATCATAAGAAATGCCCTTACGAGCGGAGAAGTTGATACGTACTGGGAATTTACAGGCACTGCTTATATGGAGTTTATGAAAAAAGAGCTTACGGATCAAGATCCTGAAAAAGTGTATGAAGAGGTGAAAGAATGGGATATGAAGGAGAATAAAATCTCTTGGCTCAACCATTCAACACTGAACAACACTTACTGCTTTGTAACTACGTCAGATATAGCAGATAAGAACAATATAAAGACTATTTCAGACTTAGCCAAAGCCTACAATGAAGGGAAAGAGCTGAAATTCATAGCGAATCCAGAGTATTTTGAGAGGGCTGACGGAATGCCTAAATTAAACGATGCGTATGGATTTGAAGTTCCTGAAAAAGACAAGGTGTTGTTGGAACTGGGAATGTTCTATAACGCGCTGATAAATGGAGAAGGAGACTTTACTGTTGGATTTACTACTGATGGAATGATTGAAGCCAATGATCTTGTAGTACTTGAAGACGATAAAGACATATTCCCGGTATACTATGGAACTCCGGTATTTAGAAGTGAAATAATAGAGCTGTATCCAGAGTTGCCAGAAGTAATGGACGAACTTATATCTAAAATAGACACCAAGACTATGATGGATCTGAACTCTCAAGTAGATATAGAAAAGAAAACAGTTGACGAAGTTGCTAGAAAGTTCTTAGCGGACAATGGACTTATAAAATAG
- a CDS encoding ABC transporter ATP-binding protein, whose amino-acid sequence MIKLENICKRYDENGDYVIKDLNLSIEKGEICIFIGPSGCGKSTTLKMINRMVESTSGEIYIDGENIKDKDEDKLRMKIGYVIQQVGLLPHKTVAENIAIVPKLFGWDKAKIASRVEELLEMVGLDPREYRDKYPKHLSGGQMQRVGVARALAADPPIMLMDEPFGAVDPIVRKSIQDEFLKIQKKIKKTVCFVTHDINEAIKMGDRIAVFNDKNIVQIDKPRNIILNPADDFVREFIGIDGATKSYSFIKVREVVEYLSSKNKIRKEKLDYSVSCYAKASEVIDKMISNNVYDINVKDENEIIGNISFEDLNRYLEESRG is encoded by the coding sequence ATGATAAAGTTAGAAAATATATGTAAAAGATACGATGAAAATGGTGACTACGTAATTAAAGATTTAAATCTCAGCATAGAAAAAGGAGAGATATGCATCTTTATCGGTCCTTCTGGTTGCGGGAAGAGTACTACACTTAAAATGATAAATAGAATGGTAGAGTCGACTAGTGGAGAAATATATATAGACGGAGAAAATATAAAAGACAAAGACGAAGATAAGCTTAGGATGAAGATAGGATATGTAATACAGCAAGTGGGACTACTGCCTCATAAGACGGTGGCTGAAAATATTGCCATTGTCCCTAAGCTTTTTGGATGGGATAAAGCCAAGATAGCTTCGAGAGTCGAAGAGCTTTTAGAGATGGTAGGGCTAGACCCAAGAGAATACAGGGATAAGTACCCTAAACACTTGAGTGGGGGACAGATGCAGCGTGTCGGAGTAGCTAGGGCGCTTGCGGCGGACCCGCCTATAATGCTTATGGATGAGCCTTTTGGAGCAGTAGACCCTATAGTGAGAAAGTCGATCCAAGATGAGTTTCTCAAGATCCAAAAGAAAATTAAAAAAACTGTATGCTTTGTCACCCACGATATCAACGAAGCGATAAAGATGGGTGATAGAATAGCGGTATTCAACGACAAGAATATAGTGCAGATCGATAAGCCTAGAAATATAATACTGAATCCAGCCGATGACTTTGTAAGGGAATTTATAGGTATAGACGGTGCAACTAAAAGCTATAGTTTTATAAAAGTCAGGGAAGTTGTGGAATATTTAAGTTCAAAAAATAAAATCAGAAAAGAGAAACTAGACTACAGTGTAAGCTGCTATGCAAAGGCTTCTGAAGTCATAGACAAAATGATATCGAATAACGTATATGATATTAATGTCAAAGATGAGAATGAAATCATAGGAAATATATCCTTTGAAGACTTGAACAGGTATTTAGAAGAAAGCAGAGGTTGA
- a CDS encoding DUF1538 domain-containing protein, with amino-acid sequence MPIVIIVALLNLTIVPVEGHLALKFALGSIFVSIGLTFFLIGVDIGITPLGESIGNAIVEKNKLWIVVASSFVVGFVISIAEPGLVILGNQIDETTSGLVTSLDILVAVSLGIGIFMILGFMRLVYNMSFQKIIYLLYGIVLVLAFFTPPEFLAMAFDSSGSTTGILAVPFILSLSLGITSRRADSEESGEDNFGLVAIVSVGAIVSVMILSLLTDVQEFTDISFDQGLRDISVLSTFANAFKDAVKESFLVFSPLTLIFIVVCVTASVPRQDIKRITIGLIYSLVGLILFLTGVSAGFMRLGREIGGYLVGLDSSFYFISIGFVLGVVTILAEPAVHVLTHNIEEITSGYVKKVTVLTALSIGVGIAIALSAMRIIINDVQLWHYLLPGYAIAIVLTRFTSKLFIGIAFDAGGVATGPVTATFILAFINGAANNHSTASILRDGFGMISMVALMPIITLQILGIFYKVKTQKKEVDLDD; translated from the coding sequence TTGCCAATAGTTATAATTGTAGCTTTACTCAACCTGACCATAGTGCCAGTTGAGGGTCATTTGGCTCTGAAGTTCGCCTTGGGGTCGATCTTTGTTTCAATAGGTTTGACTTTTTTCTTGATAGGCGTGGATATAGGCATAACGCCACTAGGCGAGAGCATAGGAAATGCAATAGTCGAAAAAAACAAGCTATGGATTGTGGTGGCTTCATCATTTGTCGTGGGCTTTGTGATATCTATTGCAGAGCCGGGACTTGTAATACTCGGGAATCAGATAGATGAGACTACTTCGGGTCTTGTGACTAGCCTGGACATACTTGTGGCAGTTTCACTGGGGATAGGCATATTTATGATACTAGGATTTATGAGGCTTGTATACAATATGTCTTTTCAAAAGATAATATACCTTCTATATGGGATAGTGCTGGTGCTTGCTTTCTTCACTCCGCCCGAGTTTCTGGCTATGGCCTTTGACAGCTCTGGATCTACCACGGGGATACTGGCAGTTCCGTTCATACTATCTTTGTCGCTTGGCATAACCTCTAGGAGAGCTGACAGTGAAGAGTCTGGAGAGGATAATTTTGGCTTGGTCGCGATAGTGTCTGTTGGTGCAATAGTCTCTGTGATGATACTGAGTTTACTTACAGATGTGCAGGAGTTTACAGACATATCTTTCGACCAAGGACTGAGAGACATTTCGGTTTTATCGACTTTTGCAAATGCCTTTAAAGATGCTGTTAAAGAGAGCTTTCTAGTTTTTTCACCTCTTACACTTATATTTATAGTAGTCTGCGTGACTGCTTCAGTACCTAGGCAGGATATTAAGCGGATAACTATAGGACTGATTTACTCTCTTGTGGGTTTGATACTGTTTTTGACAGGAGTAAGCGCTGGATTTATGAGGCTTGGCAGAGAAATAGGGGGATATCTTGTAGGTTTAGACTCTAGCTTCTACTTTATTTCAATCGGCTTTGTGCTAGGTGTTGTAACTATACTGGCAGAGCCGGCTGTTCATGTTTTGACACACAATATAGAGGAGATAACTTCAGGATATGTAAAAAAAGTCACTGTTTTGACCGCCTTGTCAATTGGCGTGGGTATAGCCATAGCGCTTTCAGCAATGAGGATAATCATAAACGACGTACAGCTTTGGCACTATTTGCTGCCTGGATATGCGATTGCAATAGTGCTTACGCGATTCACTTCAAAGCTCTTTATAGGGATAGCTTTCGATGCAGGAGGAGTGGCTACTGGACCGGTGACGGCCACATTTATATTGGCTTTCATAAACGGAGCAGCCAACAATCACTCTACAGCCAGTATTTTAAGAGACGGGTTTGGAATGATTTCGATGGTGGCACTGATGCCCATAATCACACTTCAAATACTCGGAATATTCTATAAAGTTAAGACTCAAAAAAAGGAGGTCGACTTGGATGATTAA
- a CDS encoding YlbF family regulator has translation MANALDKARELGTAILDSEEYTALKESEVAIHEDIDSYRLFRDMDKSEKDRMEALKDEKIARYMECQGRYNSLMKDINTIISYYTGYSAEKGDCGSCGGCGSK, from the coding sequence ATGGCGAATGCACTAGATAAAGCAAGGGAGCTTGGAACGGCCATACTCGATTCAGAAGAGTATACTGCTTTAAAGGAGTCGGAGGTGGCTATACACGAAGATATCGACAGCTACAGACTGTTTAGAGATATGGATAAATCGGAAAAAGACAGAATGGAAGCTTTAAAAGATGAAAAAATAGCTCGGTATATGGAATGCCAAGGTAGATATAATTCGCTTATGAAAGATATAAACACCATAATATCTTACTATACAGGATATTCAGCTGAAAAAGGCGACTGTGGATCCTGCGGAGGATGCGGAAGTAAATAA
- a CDS encoding P-II family nitrogen regulator: MINLGACPSYSLNIVVVNYGLGSKVISIAKESGITGGTVVLGRTSSKNAILKFLELSDCRKEVVFILSKDNHEEIFLDSLGEKLELDTPGNGFAISTSIDRVVGTHYCKNSNEMLGRRDGNMGNYDSMFVIVDRGDANDVVELASEAGASETVILNGRGAGVHETSKIFALDIEQEKEIVLILVEKEKTQNVCELIRSKFEIDRPGKGIMFIQSVDRVCGI, encoded by the coding sequence ATGATTAATCTAGGTGCATGTCCATCCTATAGCTTGAACATAGTGGTTGTGAACTATGGCTTGGGGAGCAAAGTCATTTCAATAGCTAAGGAAAGCGGGATAACTGGAGGCACAGTAGTCCTAGGCAGAACTAGCTCTAAAAATGCCATATTGAAGTTCCTAGAGCTGTCTGACTGCCGGAAAGAAGTTGTCTTTATACTGTCTAAAGACAATCATGAAGAAATCTTTTTAGACAGTTTAGGCGAGAAACTAGAACTAGATACTCCGGGCAACGGGTTTGCAATCTCCACTTCTATTGACAGAGTGGTTGGAACGCACTACTGTAAAAATTCAAACGAGATGCTAGGCAGAAGGGATGGTAATATGGGGAATTATGATTCAATGTTCGTAATTGTGGATAGAGGAGACGCGAACGATGTTGTAGAATTGGCTTCTGAGGCCGGCGCTTCTGAAACTGTAATATTAAATGGACGTGGAGCTGGTGTCCATGAGACTAGCAAGATATTTGCACTCGATATAGAGCAGGAAAAAGAAATAGTCCTTATACTTGTCGAAAAAGAAAAGACTCAAAACGTATGCGAACTTATAAGAAGCAAATTTGAGATAGACAGACCGGGGAAGGGGATCATGTTCATTCAAAGCGTAGATAGGGTTTGCGGAATATAG
- a CDS encoding ABC transporter permease: MDLVQFFQRNQDFIVECTENTFYLVALALIISTIVWVPIGIAITKSTLVAGTVLNIANIIFCIPSLALFSLMVTIPFLGIGRKSALVALVLYSMMPILRSIYFGLTSVDENVVEAARGMGMSSKKIFIEVKLPLATRSIFSGFRVSIVMLIGISTIATYIGEKNIGRIISTGLARQDIEMILVGTLLISVVSLLADFILELIEKKVIREY; encoded by the coding sequence GTGGATTTAGTGCAGTTTTTTCAAAGAAATCAGGATTTTATAGTGGAGTGCACAGAGAACACGTTCTATCTTGTAGCTTTGGCCTTGATTATTTCGACGATAGTCTGGGTGCCTATAGGAATAGCCATTACCAAGAGCACGCTGGTTGCCGGAACAGTTCTCAATATTGCAAATATAATATTCTGCATTCCAAGTTTAGCGCTGTTTTCACTAATGGTTACAATTCCATTTTTGGGAATAGGAAGAAAATCGGCTTTAGTGGCGTTGGTGCTCTACTCAATGATGCCCATCCTCAGAAGTATTTACTTTGGATTGACCAGTGTAGATGAAAATGTAGTCGAAGCTGCAAGAGGTATGGGAATGAGCAGTAAGAAGATATTCATAGAAGTGAAGCTTCCACTTGCAACGAGAAGTATTTTTTCGGGATTTAGAGTGTCTATAGTAATGCTTATAGGAATTTCCACGATTGCAACTTACATAGGAGAAAAAAACATAGGCAGAATTATAAGTACTGGACTTGCAAGACAGGATATAGAAATGATACTTGTAGGTACGTTGTTGATTTCAGTGGTATCTTTGTTGGCTGACTTTATACTTGAACTTATTGAGAAAAAAGTAATTAGAGAATATTGA
- a CDS encoding chloride channel protein, translating into MKKSLPYIGGYLTKWLIVAVIAGIGGGLSSTALKKSINIVSGYSDGLPLFLAPLVGGIIVSALYLWDIKAAGFGTDRYISEVNVESGHLKIKTFFSKLMATATTLGFSGSGGVEGPMLVIGGSISHAISKVPILRNYFNEKDGRTLVICGAAGAIGAILHSPLGGGIFVVEILYNSSLHYDDLIPALLSSTMGFLVYSIVLNPNHSPTMFSLPEYDLSFHSMPFFIMSAILAAFISLLFMSIFGFVQRAFLEIPRKKLHPIIGGGLTGIILLFIPKAGGVGSDIIQEMIDSEFSIAILLILLFGKMFATSFTIGSGGSGGLVIPALFVGALSGNIIATALSGTDPSLTSALVVSGMAASLAGIANVPIAASIMVVEMAGVSFGIPAVVGSVIGYAIGHSRVIYGVVHPDQSQFKEIHEWKQYDVKKGSH; encoded by the coding sequence ATGAAGAAATCGCTACCTTATATAGGTGGGTACCTCACAAAGTGGCTTATCGTTGCCGTAATTGCAGGGATTGGCGGTGGACTCTCATCTACTGCCCTCAAAAAATCCATAAACATAGTATCTGGCTACAGCGATGGACTACCTCTGTTCTTGGCTCCATTAGTTGGAGGAATTATAGTTTCCGCTCTATACCTCTGGGATATAAAGGCCGCAGGATTCGGAACAGATAGGTACATATCTGAAGTGAATGTGGAGTCTGGACACCTTAAAATAAAGACTTTTTTCAGCAAGCTTATGGCTACAGCCACCACTCTGGGCTTTTCCGGCAGTGGTGGAGTTGAAGGCCCTATGCTTGTAATAGGCGGGTCAATTTCCCACGCTATTTCTAAAGTACCGATACTCAGAAATTACTTTAATGAAAAGGATGGCCGTACCCTTGTAATATGTGGAGCGGCGGGAGCTATCGGAGCTATACTCCACTCTCCCCTAGGTGGAGGGATCTTCGTAGTCGAGATACTATATAATTCTTCTCTTCACTATGACGACCTTATTCCCGCCTTACTTTCATCTACTATGGGATTTTTAGTCTATAGCATCGTCTTAAACCCAAATCATTCTCCTACAATGTTCAGCCTCCCGGAGTACGATCTTAGCTTCCACAGCATGCCGTTCTTTATAATGTCGGCTATTCTGGCAGCTTTCATATCTCTCTTGTTTATGAGTATATTTGGATTTGTACAGAGAGCTTTTCTTGAAATCCCTAGGAAAAAGCTTCATCCAATAATAGGCGGAGGATTGACCGGTATTATACTTTTGTTCATACCAAAAGCGGGAGGCGTTGGAAGCGATATAATTCAGGAGATGATAGACAGCGAATTCTCCATAGCCATACTCTTGATCTTGCTGTTCGGGAAAATGTTTGCCACCTCATTTACGATAGGATCTGGAGGCAGCGGCGGTCTCGTTATCCCAGCCTTGTTTGTCGGAGCACTGTCCGGAAATATAATCGCAACTGCCCTTTCCGGAACTGACCCTAGCCTTACATCTGCCTTAGTCGTATCTGGAATGGCTGCAAGCCTCGCCGGGATAGCCAATGTGCCCATTGCGGCATCCATAATGGTAGTCGAAATGGCAGGAGTTAGCTTTGGCATACCTGCTGTAGTAGGAAGCGTTATAGGATATGCCATAGGACATAGCAGAGTTATATACGGTGTAGTGCACCCAGACCAGTCTCAGTTTAAAGAAATACATGAATGGAAGCAATATGACGTAAAAAAAGGAAGCCACTGA
- a CDS encoding uroporphyrinogen decarboxylase family protein has product MNKLNYTTKDRLERLYSGKPIDRVPFMALPSLFSGSFSKLSSHEYFLNPNTSYESQVKTIEYLGSDDSPGFDLPGWIGWDFGSDLYFSEEIGIKVPYCKSKPVESLSDAYNLKAPNLETAQGFRKRLEFYELAIRDGHSVSLPAGSPTEILAHLVDTSLLLRWYAKEKEAIHHMLSVVTAYIMEMEDFYIKYFGIENCSAYSSYPFDSNSIISPRVFETISLPYILEIHSHLFDVGVKSFLIHLCGNHRLNLPYFEKMHLPTKSTISVDESMDMSDMSNFWGPNYVLMGNVPTSLLLSGTYESVYEYCKQLLTSYKNRDGGFILSPSCDLPPDTPIDNLFAMKKAVEDYGVF; this is encoded by the coding sequence ATGAATAAATTAAACTATACAACTAAAGATAGATTAGAAAGGCTCTACTCCGGTAAACCTATAGACAGAGTTCCCTTTATGGCACTTCCCTCGTTGTTCAGTGGAAGTTTCTCTAAACTGAGCTCCCATGAATACTTTTTAAACCCCAATACATCTTATGAGTCTCAAGTTAAAACGATAGAATATCTTGGCTCTGACGACTCCCCAGGCTTTGACTTGCCGGGCTGGATTGGATGGGATTTCGGTTCAGACCTTTATTTCTCTGAAGAAATAGGGATCAAAGTTCCATACTGTAAATCAAAGCCCGTAGAATCTTTAAGCGATGCTTATAATTTGAAAGCCCCTAACCTTGAAACTGCTCAAGGCTTTAGAAAAAGGCTGGAGTTCTATGAATTAGCTATCAGAGACGGCCACTCTGTTTCTTTACCCGCAGGATCGCCTACTGAAATACTCGCACACTTAGTAGACACTTCTCTTCTTTTAAGATGGTATGCTAAAGAAAAAGAGGCGATCCACCATATGCTCAGTGTAGTTACTGCCTACATAATGGAAATGGAGGACTTTTATATAAAGTATTTTGGGATAGAAAATTGTAGTGCCTATTCGTCATATCCTTTCGACTCCAATTCGATAATATCCCCTAGAGTATTTGAAACTATTTCTTTGCCCTATATCCTTGAAATCCACTCTCATCTGTTTGATGTAGGTGTGAAGAGCTTCTTAATTCATCTTTGTGGAAATCATAGGCTGAACCTTCCTTACTTTGAAAAGATGCATCTTCCCACCAAGTCTACTATAAGCGTAGATGAGAGCATGGACATGTCCGACATGTCCAATTTTTGGGGTCCAAATTATGTACTTATGGGAAACGTTCCGACATCACTTCTGCTCTCTGGAACTTATGAAAGTGTATATGAATACTGTAAGCAGCTATTGACTAGCTATAAGAATAGAGATGGAGGCTTTATCTTATCGCCTTCCTGTGACTTGCCTCCAGATACACCTATAGACAATCTCTTTGCAATGAAAAAAGCTGTCGAAGATTATGGAGTATTTTAG
- a CDS encoding NAD(P)/FAD-dependent oxidoreductase has translation MSIEINGLKLSLDESQESLLGLAAKELKLDISEISDFKILKESVDARRSEVKLVYKVSVSCKNESNVLKRSKSKNAVLKELEVHKLMFGEKPLIHRPVVVGSGPAGLFCALRLAEQGYKPLLLERGQDVRTRSKKIGKFWETGELDPDTNVQFGEGGAGTFSDGKLTTRIKDHRCGYILETFVSHGAPPEIEYSSKPHIGTDILIDVVERIRNKIVELGGEVQFGKKVTDIVSTDGKLSAVVVNESESIPAEVAVFAIGHSARDTYEMLYSRGFEMTQKPFAVGVRVEHKQSMIDQNQYGSYSQHPKLKSAEYKLTHKVSNGRSCYSFCMCPGGTVVAASSEEGHLVVNGMSEHARDKENANSAIVVSVSPEDFNSDHPLAGMEFQRSIEKSAFELTGGSYKAPVQLLGDFLKDMVSTSIGHIVPSCPRGYEFKNLRDCLPDFVTESIAESMKAFDRKIKGFGHDDVVLTGVETRTSAPVRIARDSDGASTDISGVYPCGEGAGYAGGIVSAGVDGVKVAESIMSVYSRGADSE, from the coding sequence ATGTCGATAGAAATAAACGGATTAAAGCTCTCGCTAGACGAAAGCCAGGAGTCACTGCTAGGGCTTGCAGCTAAGGAGCTTAAGCTAGACATATCTGAGATTTCAGATTTCAAGATTCTAAAGGAATCAGTAGATGCCAGAAGAAGCGAAGTAAAGCTTGTCTACAAAGTCTCGGTTTCATGTAAGAACGAGAGCAATGTGCTCAAGAGGAGCAAGTCCAAGAACGCAGTATTAAAAGAGCTCGAAGTCCACAAGCTTATGTTTGGAGAAAAGCCTCTAATTCACAGGCCGGTAGTTGTAGGTAGCGGCCCTGCTGGGCTTTTCTGCGCCTTAAGGCTTGCCGAGCAAGGATACAAACCGCTGTTGCTCGAAAGAGGCCAGGACGTCCGAACCAGGTCGAAAAAAATAGGCAAGTTTTGGGAGACAGGAGAGCTAGACCCTGACACAAATGTACAGTTCGGGGAAGGAGGCGCTGGAACTTTCTCTGACGGAAAGCTGACCACCAGGATAAAGGACCATAGATGTGGCTATATACTGGAGACTTTCGTATCCCACGGAGCCCCTCCGGAGATAGAGTACTCTTCAAAGCCTCATATAGGAACAGATATACTTATAGACGTGGTGGAGAGAATCAGAAACAAGATAGTAGAGCTGGGCGGAGAAGTGCAGTTTGGAAAAAAGGTCACAGATATAGTCTCAACTGACGGAAAACTTTCAGCCGTTGTAGTCAATGAATCAGAGTCCATCCCTGCTGAAGTGGCTGTATTCGCCATAGGCCATAGCGCAAGGGACACGTATGAGATGCTCTACAGCAGAGGATTTGAAATGACCCAGAAGCCTTTTGCAGTTGGAGTAAGGGTCGAGCACAAGCAGTCCATGATAGATCAGAACCAGTACGGAAGCTATAGCCAGCACCCTAAGCTTAAATCTGCCGAGTACAAGCTCACTCACAAAGTCAGCAACGGAAGGTCCTGTTACTCATTTTGCATGTGCCCTGGGGGGACTGTAGTCGCTGCGTCTTCAGAGGAAGGTCACCTCGTGGTGAATGGTATGAGCGAACACGCCAGAGACAAGGAGAATGCAAATTCAGCGATAGTTGTATCAGTCTCGCCTGAGGATTTCAACTCAGACCATCCTCTAGCCGGAATGGAGTTTCAGAGAAGCATAGAGAAGAGTGCCTTCGAGCTGACCGGTGGAAGCTACAAAGCTCCTGTGCAGCTGCTGGGCGACTTTCTGAAAGACATGGTCTCCACTTCAATAGGTCATATAGTTCCAAGCTGTCCTAGAGGTTACGAGTTCAAAAATCTAAGAGACTGCCTTCCGGACTTTGTAACTGAGTCCATAGCTGAGAGCATGAAAGCCTTCGACAGAAAGATAAAAGGATTCGGACATGATGACGTGGTGCTTACAGGTGTAGAGACAAGAACTTCGGCGCCGGTGAGAATAGCCAGAGATTCCGATGGAGCTTCTACGGATATATCAGGGGTGTACCCTTGTGGAGAAGGTGCAGGCTATGCCGGAGGGATAGTCTCGGCTGGAGTTGACGGTGTGAAGGTGGCCGAGTCTATAATGAGCGTTTACTCTAGAGGAGCTGATTCTGAATGA
- a CDS encoding DUF169 domain-containing protein, producing the protein MTKKLNCALNLKRNIVGVKFFADKNEYDSDVDLESKCKVSYCYMVNLASKGKLLKVKYENFNCLSSARALGLAIPEERHQNGEEYFSYGLYRSKEVAEEVQKSVLYATRRIYGIKIKPLDEFKENCDMVIAIADPYNVMRIVQGYVFSYGPFDKMFSVANQGLCSELTVRPYINREINASFLCSNSRFYCKWGDDEMGVAFPEELCRGIFSGVLETVNSSETDKRKKAIIDKLKKAEISQDIVLGKNYFLDTTGKVK; encoded by the coding sequence TTGACGAAAAAGCTGAACTGCGCTCTAAATCTCAAAAGGAATATAGTGGGAGTGAAGTTCTTTGCGGATAAAAATGAGTATGATTCAGACGTTGACTTAGAGTCGAAATGCAAAGTTTCTTACTGCTATATGGTGAACTTAGCTTCAAAAGGGAAGTTACTAAAGGTGAAATATGAAAACTTCAACTGTCTCTCATCGGCTAGAGCGCTTGGACTAGCTATTCCTGAAGAAAGACATCAGAATGGAGAAGAGTACTTTTCGTACGGGCTCTATAGAAGCAAAGAGGTGGCAGAAGAAGTCCAGAAGAGTGTACTTTATGCTACTCGCAGAATATATGGAATTAAAATAAAGCCATTAGACGAGTTTAAAGAAAATTGCGATATGGTAATAGCAATCGCAGATCCATATAACGTAATGAGGATAGTACAGGGATATGTATTTTCATACGGGCCTTTTGACAAGATGTTTTCAGTAGCGAATCAAGGTCTGTGCTCTGAACTAACCGTAAGACCGTATATAAATAGAGAAATTAACGCTTCGTTTCTATGCTCTAACTCGAGGTTTTACTGCAAATGGGGTGATGATGAGATGGGTGTTGCATTTCCAGAAGAACTGTGCAGAGGGATATTCAGTGGGGTGCTAGAGACGGTTAACAGCTCTGAAACAGATAAAAGAAAAAAAGCTATAATCGATAAACTTAAAAAGGCTGAGATTTCACAAGATATTGTTTTAGGGAAAAACTATTTTCTGGATACGACAGGGAAAGTGAAGTAG